One window from the genome of Aquabacterium sp. A3 encodes:
- a CDS encoding YhbY family RNA-binding protein — protein sequence MPAIELTTAERRAHRADAHHLDPVVMIGNDGLTPAVVKETDAALKAHGLIKVRVLGDDRAAREAIFAQLCDQLSAAPIQHIGKLLVLWRPIPEKDADGERREGRGAGPKEVKILKFSKSGTRRPEIKKVKVLGNQRVTAGGLIKRAKPRLSSKKKV from the coding sequence ATGCCTGCAATTGAACTCACCACGGCCGAGCGCCGTGCCCACCGCGCGGATGCGCACCATCTGGACCCCGTTGTCATGATCGGCAACGACGGGCTCACCCCCGCCGTCGTCAAAGAGACAGACGCTGCACTCAAGGCCCATGGCCTGATCAAGGTGCGGGTACTTGGGGATGACCGAGCTGCACGCGAAGCCATCTTCGCTCAGTTGTGCGACCAGTTGAGCGCCGCCCCCATTCAGCACATTGGAAAACTTCTGGTGCTGTGGCGACCGATTCCCGAGAAGGACGCCGACGGGGAGCGCCGCGAAGGTCGTGGCGCAGGCCCCAAGGAGGTCAAGATCCTCAAGTTCTCCAAAAGTGGGACGCGCCGCCCTGAAATCAAGAAGGTCAAGGTGCTGGGCAATCAGCGCGTGACCGCCGGCGGCCTGATCAAACGTGCCAAGCCGCGTCTGAGCAGCAAGAAAAAGGTCTGA
- the greA gene encoding transcription elongation factor GreA, which produces MSTIPLTKRGAEILKEELHRLKHVERPAVVNAIAEARAQGDLSENAEYDAAKDKQGFIEGRIMEIEGKLSAAQIIDPSSLNAGGRVVFGATVDLEDEDSGEAVTYQIVGEDEADIKKGLLSINSPIARALIGKEAGDVATFQAPGGTRNYEVIAVRYV; this is translated from the coding sequence ATGTCGACCATTCCTCTTACCAAGCGTGGCGCCGAGATACTCAAGGAAGAATTGCATCGGCTCAAGCATGTGGAGCGTCCTGCGGTGGTCAACGCCATCGCAGAGGCCCGCGCGCAGGGTGACCTGTCCGAGAACGCCGAATACGACGCCGCCAAGGACAAGCAGGGCTTCATCGAAGGCCGCATCATGGAAATTGAAGGCAAGTTGTCGGCGGCCCAGATCATCGACCCCTCATCACTGAATGCGGGCGGTCGCGTGGTGTTCGGGGCCACCGTCGATCTGGAAGATGAAGACAGCGGCGAGGCCGTCACTTACCAGATCGTCGGTGAGGATGAAGCCGACATCAAAAAAGGCCTGCTGTCCATCAACTCGCCGATCGCGCGGGCGCTGATCGGGAAAGAGGCGGGCGACGTGGCCACCTTCCAGGCGCCTGGTGGCACGCGCAATTACGAAGTGATCGCGGTTCGATACGTCTGA
- a CDS encoding DUF4149 domain-containing protein, with product MSSPARMAQTQGWLAGLWAGVVLALGGLAAPALFSVLERSVAGTGAGRIFALEAHVSLGMCLLMFVLERRRVRDAVDAGQLQSAMSATLLMVLAVLFLTIFGQHVLHPMIQAARSGHDTALSFGVLHGMSAVLYWCKAVLLLVMAWRLSGARPAA from the coding sequence ATGTCGTCTCCAGCACGCATGGCGCAGACTCAAGGCTGGCTGGCCGGCCTGTGGGCTGGCGTGGTGCTGGCGCTGGGCGGTTTGGCTGCGCCCGCCTTGTTCTCGGTGCTGGAGCGTTCCGTGGCGGGCACTGGCGCCGGGCGCATTTTTGCCTTGGAAGCCCATGTCAGCCTGGGCATGTGCCTGCTGATGTTCGTCCTGGAGCGCCGCAGAGTGCGCGACGCGGTGGATGCCGGGCAACTCCAGTCAGCGATGTCGGCCACGCTGCTGATGGTGCTGGCCGTGTTGTTTTTGACCATCTTCGGGCAGCATGTGCTGCATCCGATGATTCAGGCGGCCCGATCAGGCCATGACACCGCCCTCTCATTCGGGGTGTTACATGGCATGTCGGCCGTGCTGTATTGGTGCAAAGCCGTGTTGTTGCTGGTCATGGCCTGGCGGCTCAGTGGCGCCAGGCCTGCAGCGTGA